A genomic segment from Nicotiana sylvestris chromosome 1, ASM39365v2, whole genome shotgun sequence encodes:
- the LOC138871054 gene encoding uncharacterized protein, giving the protein MSFSGPSSKPPEERYKSDKSDEELIEELDRKIKGVDFNKTVPKVIYQKGPFIHKSSSAETIDRLGTLKEESNFEIDWKSLNAQWKHPDNNIKRKWYVNAYSLDQRKSFKNNWIKDLKRLKCDIEFFRWFELTGQIPNQKESLQMIINKWYTKNKGTIEATIPPLDEIVIPVQTEVITASPFKRESIHLDKEPINKDLNKIIVQNNYTNNLLHVVANQLKDTNRLGIPTKSTVAPTIETHPTIKIPEFSKEKFPQLKDKFDFTNELLAEQLKTKLSISKIHTEQTSNNIDKTIELHKLQNQLTSLNKTYEAILKDESIPDRESKLKIIEKASNECSDSINKIKPLVTLKTISANTPEVSRIMGNPRHPNKKNYYGRPTFPDVQFEEDIYLSYSSHDGTGISEWNIDGLAEGQIYKKLHEIGIAVTAYKMKNASDKNAATLVVSGFTGSLKNWWDNYLSEDDKNQILNATTIATIIKTENNNQTTELVAKEDATATLIYCIAKHFIGEPKLFQDRSLELLNNLSCPKLTDFRWYKDMFIEKVLVREDCNKPFWKERFISGLPRLFAEKVRNKIKNRFNGSIPYDNLTYGDLISFINVTGLELCTDLKLKSLIKKDRLQSKAELGSFCQDFGYKTIAAPSKRVSKKNKHKSSDKPRRRHKRKEKKEGETSKKKRFKRKKNYGDKCWSCGKTGHRASDCKVTKKKRNKVNSLELDENTKEKLYAILEDNDNSSSSSSSSPTDSYSDSDNELINVAYDSDSSSSIENNCSCTGAICVCSQNSLRVISEDSKEVLFDIIEHIDDNDLKKKYLIELKNIMVKQKGNRPQIEPFDMKKVMDRFSVKTEEPTTVQHLQTELKSVKEELKDIKLRLNKIEMENITDKILSQVNKGKTINQEFLNEEEDGNDSDNTSKLNDSIIEESKDDSAALVKLTKVKAKSYHLPITLKVQDMTFNKLALLDSGADKNCIMEGIIPLKYLEKTTQRLYSATGELLKINYKLSKAHICNDGICFINDFIITRDINEEIILEIGDLLQKKIIRPSKSPWSCAAFYVNNNAEKERGAPREKMRPQKGPFRASPKRENKYSVLAEYPQLQVRPMLLPPVRPPVRSLLDIMVTPPRVPTTDKTSAMTVLGSIPQRTGPFQQASSKASTSQAVKTLTSADYEMKVPETFAQAVNPHTPSKAGDKRPVSSEKETFELIAKEPVKVLALDKGYENLDLADLIRPCYNGQKLC; this is encoded by the exons ATGTCCTTCAGTGGACCTTCTTCTAAACCCCCGGAGGAAAGATATAAAAGCGATAAAAGCGATGAAGAATTAATTGAAGAACTTGATAGGAAAATAAAAGGAGTAGATTTTAACAAAACTGTTCCTAAAGTAATCTATCAAAAGggtccttttattcataaaagttCATCCGCAGAAACAATAGATAGGCTTGGAACTCTTAAAGAAGAAAGTAACTTCGAAATAGATTGGAAAAGTCTAAATGCTCAGTGGAAACACCCTGATAACAACATTAAAAGAAAATGGTATGTAAATGCCTATTCTTTAGATCAACGAAAGTCTTTCAAGAACAATTGGATTAAAGATCTAAAAAGACTTAAATGTGATATAGAATTCTTTAGATGGTTTGAATTAACAGGGCAGATTCCAAATCAAAAAGAATCTTTACAAATGATTATTAACAAATGGTATACTAAAAATAAAGGTACAATAGAAGCCACTATTCCGCCTTTAGATGAAATAGTGATACCAGTTCAAACTGAGGTCATAACAGCTTCCCCCTTCAAAAGAGAAAGCATTCACCTCGATAAAGAACCAATAAATAAAGATTTGAACAAAATAATTGTCCAAAATAATTATACGAACAATCTTTTACATGTTGTAGCTAATCAATTAAAAGACACTAACAGATTAGGAATCCCAACAAAATCAACAGTAGCACCTACTATAGAAACACACCCTACTATCAAAATCCctgaattttcaaaagaaaagttcCCGCAATTAAAAGACAAATTTGATTTTACAAATGAACTTCTAGCAGAACAACTTAAAACAAAACTGAGTATATCAAAAATCCATACAGAACAAACTagtaataatatagataaaactATAGAACTGCATAAATTACAAAACCAATTAACTTCATTAAATAAAACATATGAAGCAATACTAAAGGATGAATCCATCCCGGATAGAGAATCAAAGTTAAAAATAATAGAGAAAGCTTCTAACGAATGCTCAGACTCTATTAATAAGATAAAACCTCTTGTAACATTAAAAACTATTTCTGCTAATACTCCTGAAGTAAGTAGAATAATGGGAAATCCTAGACATCCTAATAAGAAAAATTATTATGGGAGACCAACATTCCCAGATGTTCAATTTGAAGAAGACATCTATCTATCCTACTCCAGTCATGATGGAACTGGAATTTCTGAATGGAATATTGATGGCCTAGCAGAAGGCCAAATCTACAAAAAACTCCACGAAATAGGAATTGCGGTAACAGCCTATAAAATGAAAAATGCGTCAGATAAAAACGCTGCAACTCTAGTAGTATCAGGATTTACCGGTTCCTTAAAAAATTGGTGGGATAATTACCTTTCAGAAGACGACAAAAATCAAATTCTTAATGCTACGACCATAGCAACTATAATAAAAACTGAAAATAATAATCAAACAACTGAACTGGTAGCTAAAGAAGATGCCACAGCAACATTAATCTACTGTATAGCCAAACATTTTATCGGTGAACCAAAACTATTCCAAGATAGAAGTCTTGAACTTCTTAATAATCTTAGCTGCCCAAAATTAACAGATTTTAGGTGGTATAAAGATATGTTTATAGAAAAGGTATTGGTCAGAGAAGACTGTAATAAACCTTTCTGGAAAGAAAGATTCATTAGTGGATTACCCAGGCTGTTTGCCGAAAAGGTAAGAAATAagattaaaaatagatttaatggCTCAATTCCATATGATAACCTAACGTATGGAGATCTAATAAGCTTTATAAATGTCACAGGTTTAGAACTATGTACAGACCTAAAGCTAAAAAGCCTTATTAAAAAGGACAGGCTACAATCCAAAGCTGAACTTGGTAGTTTTTGCCAGGACTTCGGTTACAAAACAATTGCAGCTCCTTCAAAAAGAgtatcaaagaaaaacaaacataaaTCTTCTGATAAACCTAGAAGACGCCATAAgcgtaaagaaaagaaagagggcGAAACCTCTAAGAAGAAAAGGTTTAAAAGGAAGAAAAATTATGGTGATAAATGCTGGTCTTGTGGAAAAACAGGGCATAGAGCCAGTGACTGTAAGgtcacaaaaaagaaaagaaataaagtaaATTCTTTAGAACTTGATGAAAATACTAAAGAAAAACTTTACGCTATTCTAGAAGATAATGACAACAGTTCATCGTCTTCATCATCTTCACCCACTGACAGTTATTCGGATAGTGACAATGAACTTATCAATGTCGCATATGATTCAGACAGTAGCAGCTCAATAGAAAACAATTGTAGCTGTACTGGCGCAATTTGCGTGTGTAGCCAAAACTCACTTAGAGTAATATCAGAAGACTCCAAAGAGGTCTTATTCGACATCATCGAACACATTGATGACAATGACTTAAAGAAAAAGTAtctaattgaattaaaaaatatTATGGTTAAACAAAAGGGAAATCGACCACAGATAGAACCTTTTGATATGAAGAAAGTAATGGATAGATTCTCCGTTAAAACAGAAGAACCCACTACAGTCCAACATCTTCAAACTGAACTTAAATCAGTAAAAGAAGAATTAAAAGATATTAAGCTTAGACTTAATAAAATcgaaatggaaaatattactGATAAAATATTATCCCAAGTAAATAAGGGGAAAACGATTAATCAAGAATTCCTCAACGAAGAAGAAGATGGTAATGATTCTGACAATACTTCAAAATTAAATGATTCAATTATAGAAGAATCGAAAGATGATTCAGCAGCCCTAGTCAAACTTACTAAAGTAAAGGCTAAAAGTTATCATCTCCCCATAACCTTAAAAGTGCAAGATATGACTTTTAACAAATTAGCATTATTAGATTCAGGTGCAGATAAGAACTGCATAATGGAAGGAATAATACCATTAAAGTATTTAGAGAAAACTACACAAAGATTATACTCTGCAACAGGAGAATTATTAAAGATAAATTACAAATTATCTAAAGCACATATCTGTAATGACGGAATATGTTTTATTAATGATTTTATAATAACTAGAGATATAAACGAAGAAATAATTCTTG AAATAGGTGATCTTCTCCAAAAGAAGATTATTAGGCCTTCTAAATCCCCTTGGAGCTGTGCAGCTTTCTACGTTAATAACAACGCAGAAAAGGAAAGAGGAGCTCCTAG GGAAAAAATGAGACCACAAAAAGGTCCCTTCAGGGCCTCTCCGAAAAGGGAGAATAAGTATTCTGTTCTTGCAGAATACCCACAATTACAAGTGAGACCAATGTTACTACCACCAGTGAGACCACCCGTGAGATCACTACTAGATATAATGGTTACCCCTCCGAGAGTACCCACTACTGATAAAACCTCTGCCATGACAGTTCTTGGATCTATCCCACAAAGAACAGGTCCATTTCAACAGGCTTCCTCAAAAGCCTCCACCAGCCAGGCGGTAAAAACCTTGACAAGTGCTGATTACGAAATGAAGGTTCCTGAAACCTTCGCCCAAGCAGTTAATCCTCACACACCCTCAAAAGCGGGAGATAAAAGACCGGTTTCCTCAGAGAAGGAAACGTTTGAGTTAATTGCAAAAGAACCAGTTAAAGTCTTAGCCCTAGACAAAGGCTATGAAAACCTTGACCTAGCAGACCTAATTCGTCCCTGTTACAACGGACAAAAATTATGTTGA